The Mastacembelus armatus chromosome 14, fMasArm1.2, whole genome shotgun sequence genomic interval GTCGAGCATGTGTCGCAcatttgtttgctgttgtgGCATGAGAGAAACAGCTGCCTGTCTAGCACCCAAATTTGGTTCTCCACACTTTTATATAGAATGTCCAAACTTAAGTTGCTGTTATATTATCAAGAGCACAGGTAATGGTTAAACAAATGTAAtgaccatttttaaaaatcatttcactTTCTTAAAGGTATAGCATGATGTGAGACTGTGCCGACTGGTTTTTGTTGATACTTGCTTCACTGACTTGCTGCAATCTGTCATTTGTAGATGTAGATTTAAAGACTGCAGGTTTTTGTCTGTCTACAATTGTATTCCTCTCTGTCATGATGGGCAACTATAGTTCAGCCCTCATTCCTGGTAAGCCTTgcaactgctgctgttacatCAGTTACAttagttttaaaaaagcaaaaaaactaGCATGGTTGAATGCTGTATGTTTTAACAGTTAAGTATTATTACACGCTTTGTAATCACACACAGGACAAGATGTAGATTTATTACTATAAAATGCCCTAGATTCTCTGTAGTCAATGGTTTAAATAAGATCTGGATATTgcaatgtgtgttttaacatttattctCCGATTCTCTTAAAGACACTGAAGAGTTTGTTTCAATTGTGTCAATGGCGGAGAAGCTGAATGAGCAGGTAGCTCGTGCTGCAGATGAGAGTTTACAGGCAGAGCTTCAGACTCTGGGaagtatacatttttaataataattatctgAAAGCCAAGTTATACTATTCATTTAAGTACTACTGTCATAACTTGACTCCCTGTATGAAAGGAGAGAGTGTTGTGACTGTTTGTGTACCAACTGCCCTTGGGATAAATTTAACTTTTCTgcaccgcctcagacacacagccacacacagcagcagtagatATCTACTTTCATGCCTTACTTAAAAAGAGGTTAAAAGCCACTGAATAAATATGAGCTAAATATTTTACTACAAGAATTTGTTACCTACTTTAAGACCAGTTCACAGGTCACTAAAAGCCAGACCATTTGTTTTCATGAATACAGTGTGTGAAGTGTCCTTTACATGCCATTATACTTAACAGACGTCTCAAACTAGACTTAACTTACAGGTAACACTGATGGaacaggaaaggaaagaaaaccagAGTGAAGAGCTGGATTCTTTAGCACTTCAAGGAAACTCTGAGGAACCAAATCAAAATGGATCTGCTCAGCCTGTAAGTGTGAAAGAAACgcacacactttttaaaatctaaataatcatttcagatttttgttgTGCTTTCAGCCGGTAACGTTGGATTGTTCTTCACAGGAAGTAGCACCCAAAAGTGTGCCCACGCAgtccttctcctctctgctaCCAAAGGCGCTCTCTGCTGTGCTCCACCCATCGCTGCCCCCGGGCCTCGGCTCCAGCACCCACACAAACGCAAGTCAAGTGAAACACACGTCACCGAACCTGGAACAACTGCAGATGGAGCTGAGGGACCTGAGGGACCAGTTTGAACAGATGAAGAGTCAGCACAAGTATGGCTTTGTTACTGTAATCTCTGCTCAGGTTATTTTGCCAGCCTCAGCCTGGCTGGTGTGTGACACCGCCATCGCTGCAGCACTGTTTTCCTGTTGCACTAACCTGACAATATTTTGTGTTCCAGCAAAGAAATTAAGCTACTGATGAATGAACTAGATGAGGAGAAGAGGATTCGCTTGACTTTACAGGTATGACATGAAGAAACAATGAGTAACAGATTTCTGTGTATTATCATTCACCTTTTTAAACTGGGGAAAACCACTTTAAGCTGAGAACAATAGAAACAACATCTGTGCACCTTCTTgatattgtttctgttgttttattttagatggAGATTCAGCGTATGAAGAAGCACATGGCTAAATGAGTGCAGTAGAGAACCTgacaaaagcacattttaaaggTCCTGCTGTGCAGCCATCTGATAAAGACTGTTTTTATCCTTGCAGCTTTTTGATGAAAAAAAGCTtctcgctttttttttttttaacaaatggtTGTTGTTGgttatttaatttacttttttgttaGACTGCTGAAGGGGCTTATTGCTGAAAGTGCACAgaggaaacacagcagagactgATAAGATGAAAAAACTGTACAATGTCACACTGAGTATCAGTTGAGCACACCCTCGAAATAAGCAGGTGTTGTACTTTCTGGCATCTTTAGCATCCTGTGTAAAAATTTTCCATTTCCTTTGGGAATCCAGACTTGGAATGACTGGTGGGTGTAGGGCTGACTATGTGCTGGAGAGATCATCACTATTAAATAGGTTATCAATAATATTTCTCTTATCCAACTGCATGAAAGCAATCTGACAGTGAAACAGGCCGAGAGGAGGATAACGTCTGCTCTGTAACTTGTTATAACATAACATGATGCTGAGAAGCAAACATGAAGCTCTGATCATGTTTTAGGTGAAGATATTTTTGAttgtacaaaaataatattgtcCAAGCTGACAGTTAATCTGATTATTGATTGTTAATGTGTGGGAGCAATGTGAATTAATTGAAGACTCTGGAGATAGAAATTGTAGAGTTGTTTATTATTAATGGTTGAGGaataacaagaaaataaatttataaaataaatatacagttgGGGTGATGTGctatgtaaaaaataaaaaatcctaTCCCTTCAGGtaaaatcattgaaaaaacatacatattatttacaataaaatttaaagtaaaatatcacatttcattttcagatgacaaTCACATTGGCTGATATTTGGCTCTCACCTTGCTGCTTATTGATGTGCTTTATTTGCAGTCTATGTTGTTTTCCTGTACAACCCCTGAGGAAACGAATGATCAGCTGAATCTCTTCCAACATCGCCATGTGACATGTATCTCATGTGACATGGAGAGAGATTTTGTCTCAAAAGTTGGATTCTTCACAGGGAATTGGCCTGAAGGTGACCTCTTCGTTGTCCTTAAGAAGAAGATCATATCGACAGAGAGGCCTGCAAAGCAAGGTAAGTAGGGGATTACTTATAcactgaaaatggctgaaattgTGTATTAAATAGGTCAGATTTCTTAAAAATCATGTAAAGTGTATAGATTGTTTACCTCTGCTCGTGTTCCAGATTTGTGAGACGGATTCGGAGAACACGGAGCTTATATTTGGGACTACATGTATTCCCATTAGAGAATTTGAGAGACATCTTTTCCACCGACTGAATGTTTTTGCCAACCTGAGCCAACATCTTGGTCTCTGTGTACTCCCTGAACTTTGATGCTTTACTGATGAAAATAGATATATAAAAGATAAATGTTACTGAGTGGAAAGCAGAGGACAAGGAAAAGTCATAACGCAATGTTGGTACTTTTAGGTACAGAATAGTGAAAAGACTTACTGATTAATGGATGCCACTGCTTCTGTACCATTATAATGAAGTTTAGCAGTAATGTATCCCGAGCGTTCATCCTTGTTCCATACCATCACGTCCAACAGGTAGTTTGTCACTGAGAGAAgacattgtatttttaattcaaaaatatATCAGGCATTAGAAACATAGACTGTCATTAgaaactgtgggaggaaactggaacatccagagaaaatccacacacaatcaaccttcttgctgtgaggcaacagtgctaaccccTGCACCTTGAGGCCGCCCTCCACTCAAAttgttttttagattttattttccctgaATTTCTGTCAAGTTGCATTTCCAGCTTAAAGGAAAGGctgcaaaaatgaaagaaaagggcAAATGTTGACTTTTCCTGCAATACTGCTCTACTGATTAGAGACAAGGGACGCTTTGAGAACACATTTCTGGTTGGTTGTTCAGGTTGTCATATATTGTCTtagattttatttgttaattttttaacttttctagTGTTTCTGCAACATTACTTAAGGAGCTActgttaattttatgttttttatataatttaataaaatccagatattccttttattttgaacaatcATATGCATTTTCTTAaacttagaatgagccttttaaatctacatagggagcaggtctcccTTTATAGAGGCAGACATACTGCCATGCCAGGATTAtacagtagcccagaaaggacaaaccaaacactggctctagacaggaaattgtgttttgttttaaaagtgacagtCACCGTACCCTCCCCTGTGCCTGAAATGGGGTGTGGGTCCTGCTCAgaaagttgcattctgcaatctcaccacaaaatgtgtcacattttacacactgcacctttaagtttCTGTccagtttttattcttttgattgcttttttaaatgttgtgcTACTTACTGCAGAATGGagtttttgcagttgttgaaaAATAAGCTTTTGTTTGGCCCAGCCTCACCAGGATGTCCTTCCACCTTACGACATCATAGCCTGTATTCGAGAGAACCAACTGCATCAGGTCTGCAATAACACACTGTAACCACTGGAGAAATCAATGAATATGTGGCTATATATCAATATGTTTAATTTTGaagagtaaaaaacaaacaaatatatttaaaaaacatgtcattttttttcctaactGGTACcaaccaaagacaggacatCCTGCGGCACCAAACTGGTCACAGCTCACACAGTCACCATCCAGAAAATCTTTGTAGGAGGAGCAGGGATAGGCTGTACTGGAGCATGTCCTATTCACAGACTCAATGTAGAGCAACACTGATCTCTGGTGGTCACACTTGAAATAGGCTCCTCCTGTATAGTAGTAAGTCAGAAATGGGATTGTTATCATCTTGTTGAAAGGCTTAGAACACAAGTTCCACCCTCATTACATCTATCCATCTGTGTACATATCTAAAAGCTTACCACTAAAGATGGTTTTTGGGCACCCAGGTTGGTCTGTTCCTCCATTTGCATAGAAATCAATGTGGCCCAGAGGTTCTCTAAAGCCCAGGGCTGTAAACAAGCAGATGccacatgaaaagaaaaaaaataaataaataaattcaatcGACTGCCTTTATATATAATAGTTACTGTATGTAACAAATTTAAACCACTTATAactaaatacacaaatatataatacaGCATTAACTAACCATCTATATCTGTGTGCAGGACATCTACGAACTGGGCGTCTGTGGGGTCCAGTCGTTCGTTTGGAGGATTGCCTTTAAATTGAGGCCCAGCAGGATCCAGAGCTGCAAACATCACATCAGTTGGTCTCAGCTTTGACTTTATTCCCAAGCAACCAAACTGGCACATGGGAGCGCAAAATAGCAGACTTGGGCaaacattactgtaaatgttatcACTAAACTCTCTGCTGATAAAGAATCACTACAGATGcctaaacatgtttttcatttctatatTTCCCTGACACTGCAGGCACTGTGgagaggattttctgctttcACCTAAAAGTCTCTCCACAGGGGCTTTAGGTGAAGTGATCCAAATTGGCATGATTTTTCATACCTCCTGCCCAGAGAGACAAAACCTGAACCAGGATGCATTACTAACATATGTGATTGAAGTTTAAATAAAGTTCACATCATGATATTGCTGGATGAATTGAACAATGACAATTTCTATATAAaatcacacagaacacacaaaaactctaCCACTGTATTTCACAGCTCATACATTTAGTATTGTGACTTCCAGTTCAGAGTTTGTTAAATGTGGATCACATAGTGAAGCTGAGCAAAACCGAAGCGGAGCATCTGCCACTCTTACCTGTTATTCTACCAATTGTCCCATTCAGGTTAGTGCCTACAAAGCCTGATATATGAGCTCCTAGACTGACGCCGATCATGTGGATGGAGCTCAGAGAGG includes:
- the LOC113142687 gene encoding SH3 domain-containing kinase-binding protein 1 isoform X2, translating into MESSYHRCCCISMLTLTKQDVDLKTAGFCLSTIVFLSVMMGNYSSALIPDTEEFVSIVSMAEKLNEQVTLMEQERKENQSEELDSLALQGNSEEPNQNGSAQPEVAPKSVPTQSFSSLLPKALSAVLHPSLPPGLGSSTHTNASQVKHTSPNLEQLQMELRDLRDQFEQMKSQHNKEIKLLMNELDEEKRIRLTLQMEIQRMKKHMAK
- the LOC113142687 gene encoding SH3 domain-containing kinase-binding protein 1 isoform X1; protein product: MESSYHRCCCISMLTLTKQDVDLKTAGFCLSTIVFLSVMMGNYSSALIPDTEEFVSIVSMAEKLNEQVARAADESLQAELQTLVTLMEQERKENQSEELDSLALQGNSEEPNQNGSAQPEVAPKSVPTQSFSSLLPKALSAVLHPSLPPGLGSSTHTNASQVKHTSPNLEQLQMELRDLRDQFEQMKSQHNKEIKLLMNELDEEKRIRLTLQMEIQRMKKHMAK
- the LOC113142687 gene encoding SH3 domain-containing kinase-binding protein 1 isoform X4 — its product is MESSYHRCCCISMLTLTKQDTEEFVSIVSMAEKLNEQVTLMEQERKENQSEELDSLALQGNSEEPNQNGSAQPEVAPKSVPTQSFSSLLPKALSAVLHPSLPPGLGSSTHTNASQVKHTSPNLEQLQMELRDLRDQFEQMKSQHNKEIKLLMNELDEEKRIRLTLQMEIQRMKKHMAK
- the LOC113142687 gene encoding SH3 domain-containing kinase-binding protein 1 isoform X3, whose amino-acid sequence is MESSYHRCCCISMLTLTKQDTEEFVSIVSMAEKLNEQVARAADESLQAELQTLVTLMEQERKENQSEELDSLALQGNSEEPNQNGSAQPEVAPKSVPTQSFSSLLPKALSAVLHPSLPPGLGSSTHTNASQVKHTSPNLEQLQMELRDLRDQFEQMKSQHNKEIKLLMNELDEEKRIRLTLQMEIQRMKKHMAK
- the lipia gene encoding lipase member H; protein product: MFLWQYLTPVLLVILQTCKARKCATFTDLNFGHAFFGTTLKIRLLLYTRESIDCGTLMSHTNLSAHPHFNLSNPTTFIIHGYRPTGSPPIWVKKLTQLLLHRKDMNVILVDWNHGAANLNYLKSVENTKKAAANLTAFIKNMEEHGASLSSIHMIGVSLGAHISGFVGTNLNGTIGRITALDPAGPQFKGNPPNERLDPTDAQFVDVLHTDIDALGFREPLGHIDFYANGGTDQPGCPKTIFSGGAYFKCDHQRSVLLYIESVNRTCSSTAYPCSSYKDFLDGDCVSCDQFGAAGCPVFGYDVVRWKDILVRLGQTKAYFSTTAKTPFCMTNYLLDVMVWNKDERSGYITAKLHYNGTEAVASINHKASKFREYTETKMLAQVGKNIQSVEKMSLKFSNGNTCSPKYKLRVLRIRLTNLEHEQRPLCRYDLLLKDNEEVTFRPIPCEESNF